A single Lolium perenne isolate Kyuss_39 chromosome 6, Kyuss_2.0, whole genome shotgun sequence DNA region contains:
- the LOC127326748 gene encoding pathogenesis-related protein 1 → MASTNSWTLELESKVSAPRKFRATVMDWHNLAPKLAPHIVDSAHHVEGDGGIGSVRHYKCGSAVPFNSMKKKVEFLDVDKCECRYTIECDGVETSTWNIKMKPTANGGSVAKVECTSKGAEAKDMMLKAKDSAAEMFKTVEAYLIANPDAYN, encoded by the exons ATGGCCTCCACCAACAGCTGGACCCTCGAGCTCGAGTCGAAGGTGTCTGCGCCGCGCAAGTTCCGCGCCACCGTCATGGACTGGCATAATCTGGCACCCAAGCTCGCCCCACACATCGTCGACAGCGCCCACCATGTTGAAGGAGATGGCGGCATTGGCAGCGTCAGGCACTACAAATGTGGCTCGG CCGTGCCCTTCAACTCCATGAAGAAGAAGGTTGAGTTTCTCGATGTGGACAAATGCGAGTGCAgatacaccatcgagtgtgacggcgTTGAGACGTCCACGTGGAACATCAAGATGAAGCCAACGGCTAACGGTGGGAGTGTGGCAAAGGTGGAATGCACGTCCAAGGGTGCTGAGGCGAAGGACATGATGCTCAAGGCCAAGGACTCTGCCGCCGAAATGTTCAAGACTGTTGAGGCTTATCTCATCGCCAACCCGGATGCCTACAACTAA
- the LOC127326752 gene encoding pathogenesis-related protein 1-like, with product MASTNSWTLELESKVSAPRKFRACVMDWHTLAPKLAPHVIDNAHHVEGDGGTGTVRHYNCGSAVPFNAMKKKVEFLDVDKCECKYTIECDGVETSTWNIKMKPTANGESVAIVECTSKGVQANDMMLKAKESAAEMFKTVEAYLIANPNAYN from the exons ATGGCCTCCACTAACAGCTGGACCCTCGAGCTCGAGTCAAAGGTGTCTGCGCCGCGCAAGTTCCGCGCATGTGTCATGGATTGGCATACTCTAGCACCCAAGCTTGCCCCACATGTCATCGACAACGCCCACCATGTTGAGGGAGATGGTGGCACTGGCACCGTGAGACACTACAATTGTGGCTCAG CCGTGCCCTTCAACGCCATGAAGAAGAAGGTCGAGTTCCTCGACGTGGACAAGTGCGAGTGCAaatacaccatcgagtgtgacggtgTTGAGACATCCACGTGGAACATCAAGATGAAGCCAACAGCCAACGGTGAGAGTGTGGCAATTGTGGAATGCACGTCCAAGGGCGTGCAGGCTAACGACATGATGCTCAAGGCCAAGGAGTCTGCTGCCGAAATGTTCAAGACTGTTGAGGCCTATCTCATAGCCAACCCGAACGCCTACAACTAA
- the LOC139832748 gene encoding uncharacterized protein — protein sequence MTSLLRQQLIRAQERMKKQADKHRSERSFSVGDSVFLKLQPYVQTSLAARSSQKLAFRFFGPYKLLARVGEVAYKLDLPATSKIHNVVHVSQLKLRLPASQSVSADISLLCLDDFAILQLQQVLARRQIQRGGVMVPRALVQWTGLPPSAVTWEDEHSLRRRFPGVLSWGQDSSQGGGNVTAQAGTTNKMGHQMLPDKAQPKTPKT from the coding sequence ATGACGAGCCTTCTCCGACAGCAACTGATTCGAGCCCAGGAACGTATGAAGAAACAAGCAGATAAGCATCGCTCCGAGAGATCCTTTTCTGTGGGCGATTCGGTATTCCTCAAGCTGCAGCCATATGTTCAGACGTCCTTAGCAGCTCGCAGCAGTCAGAAACTGGCTTTTCGCTTCTTTGGACCTTACAAATTGCTCGCTCGAGTCGGAGAGGTGGCTTACAAACTGGATTTACCAGCTACGAGCAAGATACACAATGTGGTGCACGTCTCCCAGCTCAAGCTACGCCTCCCAGCTTCTCAGTCTGTAAGTGCTGATATCTCCCTCCTTTGTCTGGATGATTTTGCTATACTACAACTGCAACAGGTCCTGGCTCGCCGGCAAATCCAGCGCGGCGGCGTCATGGTGCCAAGAGCTCTAGTGCAATGGACTGGGTTACCACCCTCGGCAGTGACCTGGGAGGATGAACACTCTCTGCGGCGTCGATTTCCTGGAGTCCTGTCTTGGGGTCAAGACAGCTCTCAAGGGGGAGGGAATGTCACGGCACAGGCCGGTACCACCAACAAGATGGGCCACCAGATGCTTCCCGACAAGGCCCAGCCCAAAACACCCAAGACGTGA